Proteins co-encoded in one Nicotiana sylvestris chromosome 7, ASM39365v2, whole genome shotgun sequence genomic window:
- the LOC138873699 gene encoding uncharacterized protein — MELTPIISHRIEEIAESSCASQKSRKRVRRKVKESPPCKLLRHDALPEEVRIGSIFENKQNMTKFFCSLEINQKVEFTAVRSCSKRYELKCIMDKCGWNSKYCGVIFVAVSKDENNQIFPLCFSVADSENNEAYIWFFGEMRKAIQVHRELFFLSDRNQSITNSIRKVFPEAHHGICLYNFEKNLKQRHAKATVINLFQSAARSYKREDFNQLMSQLKSIDKKTYNYIMEEPPERWARSWFPQQRYDMLTTNMVFNLVSILFRINSEGIEFIVDLKKRTCDCLKFQLDELPCPHAIAAINKRYLQKSDYCSNWYSKET; from the exons atggagCTTACACCGATAATATCACATAGAATTGAAGAAATTGCTGAAAGTTCTTGTGCTTCtcagaaatcaagaaaaagagtGAGGAGAAAGGTGAAGGAATCTCCACCATGTAAACTACTTAGGCACGATGCGTTGCCTGAGGAAGTAAGAATTggatcaatctttgagaacaaacaaaacatgactaAATTTTTCTGCAGCTTGGAGATAAATCAAAAAGTTGAATTCACTGCTGTTAGATCATGTTCCAAGAGATACGAGCTAAAATGCATCATGGACAAATGTGGTTGGAAT TCAAAATATTGTGGTGTTATATTTGTTGCTGTATCAAAGGATGAAAACAATCAAATCTTTCCTCTATGTTTTAGTGTAGCAGATTCAGAAAATAATGAGGCATACATTTGGTTCTTCGGGGAAatgagaaaagcaattcaagtccaTCGTGAACTGTTTTTCTTATCAGATAGAAACCAATCGATCACAAATAGTATTAGAAAAGTTTTTCCTGAAGCTCACCATGGTATCTGCCTCTATAActttgagaaaaatttaaagcaaagacatgcaaaggccacggtaataaatctttttcaaagcGCTGCAAGGTCATACAAACGTGAAGATTTTAATCAGTTAATGTCCCAACTCAAAAGTATTGACAAGAAAACATACAATTACATAATGGAAGAGCCTCCTGAGAGATGGGCTCGATCGTGGTTCCCACAGCAACGTTATGATATGCTAACAACAAACATG gtgttcaaccttgtctcaatattgtttagaataaatagtgaaggaattgaattcattgtggacttaaagaagagaacttgtgactgcctgaaattccaacttgatgaattgCCCTGTCCACATGCAATTGCTGCTATTAATAAGAGATATTTGCAGAAATCTGATTACTGCTCAAATTGGTATTCAAAGGAAACATGA
- the LOC104211939 gene encoding uncharacterized protein: MDTYVSANGKEGDNLSRHSIVKKLKGCYQYPGVEIVRALPQLPTKPSDSLGPVTPDSIREGGDHADVCWSPVSSLPRTLCFNSQQYGNLVYSNEGSPRTPKGLVFNPFAPGPDELMLAPQCKKYLGDSRTKVMRQLNFEELLNFDNSVDHTDNMGSVSEDEMLFESLYNSLLEFISSKQTEGLQAKASTPLSDSDGYKTPSYAPRLSGVADTCPDAPRRPANRFRNIDKGLCKKLTF; this comes from the coding sequence ATGGACACCTATGTCAGTGCCAATGGAAAAGAGGGGGATAATTTGTCTCGGCATTCCATTGTTAAGAAATTGAAGGGCTGTTATCAGTATCCAGGAGTGGAAATTGTTAGAGCATTGCCTCAATTGCCAACAAAACCATCTGATTCTCTCGGTCCAGTCACTCCTGATTCCATTCGGGAAGGTGGTGACCACGCAGATGTGTGCTGGTCACCAGTGTCTTCTCTTCCGAGGACTCTTTGCTTCAATTCTCAACAATATGGCAACCTGGTTTATTCAAACGAAGGAAGTCCACGAACTCCAAAGGGGTTGGTCTTTAATCCATTTGCTCCTGGACCAGATGAACTCATGCTTGCCCCGCAGTGCAAGAAATATTTAGGAGATTCACGAACCAAAGTGATGCGTCAGCTTAACTTTGAGGAGTTGCTGAATTTTGATAATAGTGTTGATCATACAGACAATATGGGATCCGTCTCAGAGGATGAGATGCTATTTGAATCGTTGTACAATTCTCTTCTAGAATTTATTTCCTCAAAACAAACAGAGGGTCTTCAGGCTAAAGCCTCAACTCCACTTTCAGATTCTGATGGATACAAGACACCTAGCTATGCACCTCGTCTTAGTGGAGTTGCTGATACTTGCCCCGATGCTCCTAGGAGGCCTGCAAATCGATTTAGAAATATTGACAAGGGATTATGTAAAAAGCTTACATTTTGA